The genomic DNA GTCTTCTCGATCGTGCTGACGCTGGGGCTGGTGGTCTGGCAACGTCGCGTCGCCGCGCGCACCGACAACCCGGTGGTGAAGGCCGACAGCCTGCATTATCTGGGCGACCTGATCCCCAATGTGGGCGCCATCGTCGCCCTCTGGGCGTCAAAGGCGCTGGGTCTGGCGCAGGTCGACAGCGTCGTGGCCCTGGGTGCCGCCCTGCTGCTGGCCGTCGGTGCGCTGCGCATCGGCAAGGGCGCCTGGGACGCGCTGATGGACCGGCAGGCCGATCCCGCGATGATCGACGGGATCGCCGCCATCGCCCGCGATTTCGAAGGCGTCCGCGGCTTTCACGACCTCAAGACCCGCCGCGCGGGCAGCCGGGTGTTCGTGAACCTGCATATCGAACTGGACGGCGAACAATCGCTGCACCGCGCCCATGCGATCGGCGCGTCCCTGCGCCGGGCGATCCTGCACGCCTATCCGCGCGCCGATGTGCTGATCCACAAGGATCCCGTCGGGGTGCAAAAACACCCCGACGATCCGTCGGCTTAGGTCAGGCC from Loktanella sp. M215 includes the following:
- a CDS encoding cation diffusion facilitator family transporter — protein: MNEKSNTRLNLSAGLLSCAVALSLVVAKLWAFGQTGSLAIAATLADSAMDLMMSLGALAAIAYAAKPADDDHNFGHTSAEDLAALAQSVIILISSGVIGFAAVWRLWQGDPALPRNEVSGIAIVVFSIVLTLGLVVWQRRVAARTDNPVVKADSLHYLGDLIPNVGAIVALWASKALGLAQVDSVVALGAALLLAVGALRIGKGAWDALMDRQADPAMIDGIAAIARDFEGVRGFHDLKTRRAGSRVFVNLHIELDGEQSLHRAHAIGASLRRAILHAYPRADVLIHKDPVGVQKHPDDPSA